A single region of the Salarchaeum japonicum genome encodes:
- the mobA gene encoding molybdenum cofactor guanylyltransferase — MPDQRDRGVVLAGGDSTRFGDADKALAAVAGTPMVRRVFDALADATGTPPAVAAGSSPPDAYRRVLPDGVRFVPDDDDYAGPLAGLAAAAAGLDADWLFAAATDLPRLDAPAVRWLAAERTPDCDAVVPVAPDGVQQPLCAWYRRRAVLDALTNVAGTAGPRALLDRLAVRRVTQADAPPAVSLADALTNVNTRDEFGSLDP; from the coding sequence ATGCCCGACCAGCGCGACCGCGGCGTCGTCCTCGCCGGCGGCGACAGCACGCGGTTCGGCGACGCCGACAAGGCCCTCGCGGCCGTGGCGGGGACGCCGATGGTGCGCCGCGTCTTCGACGCGCTCGCGGACGCCACCGGCACGCCGCCCGCCGTCGCCGCCGGCTCCAGCCCCCCCGACGCGTACCGCCGCGTCCTCCCCGACGGCGTGCGGTTCGTTCCGGACGACGACGACTACGCCGGCCCGCTCGCCGGCCTCGCCGCGGCCGCGGCCGGACTCGACGCCGACTGGCTGTTCGCCGCCGCCACCGACCTCCCCCGGCTCGACGCGCCCGCCGTGCGGTGGCTCGCGGCCGAACGCACCCCGGACTGCGACGCGGTCGTGCCGGTCGCCCCGGACGGCGTCCAACAGCCGCTCTGCGCGTGGTACCGCCGCAGGGCCGTTCTCGACGCGCTCACGAACGTGGCGGGGACGGCGGGACCGCGCGCCCTCCTCGACCGCCTCGCCGTCCGCCGCGTCACCCAGGCCGACGCGCCGCCGGCGGTGTCGCTCGCGGACGCGCTCACGAACGTCAACACCCGCGACGAGTTCGGCTCCCTCGACCCCTGA